A single region of the Grus americana isolate bGruAme1 chromosome 3, bGruAme1.mat, whole genome shotgun sequence genome encodes:
- the FOSL2 gene encoding fos-related antigen 2: MYQDYPGNFDTSSRGSSGSPGHPETYSSGAAQQKFRVDMPGSGSAFIPTINAITTSQDLQWMVQPTVITSMSSPYSRSHPYSHPLPSLSSVAGHTALQRPGVIKTIGTTVGRRRRDEQLSPEEEEKRRIRRERNKLAAAKCRNRRRELTEKLQAETEVLEEEKSVLQKEIAELQKEKEKLEFMLVAHSPVCKISPEERRSPPSSSLQSVRTGASGAVVVKQEPVEEEIPSSSLVLDKAQRSVIKPISIAGGFYGEEALNTPIVVTSTPAITPGSSNLVFTYPNVLDQESPLSPSESCSKAHRRSSSSGDQSSDSLNSPTLLAL; the protein is encoded by the exons AAATTTCGAGTAGATATGCCAGGATCAGGCAGTGCTTTTATCCCTACGATCAACGCCATCACAACTAGCCAAGACCTGCAGTGGATGGTCCAGCCCACCGTCATCACCTCCATGTCAAGCCCTTACTCTCGCTCACACCCCTACAGCCATCCGCTGCCCTCGCTGTCTTCAGTGGCCGGACACACGGCCCTTCAGCGACCTGGTGTGATCAAAACCATCGGGACCACAGTGGGACGGAGACGAAGAGATGAGCAG CTGTCGcctgaggaagaagagaagcgAAGGATCCGGAGAGAGAGGAACAAGCTGGCAGCTGCTAAGTGTCGTAACAGGCGTCGAGAGCTAACAGAGAAACTCCAGGCG GAAACTGAAgtgctggaggaagagaagtCAGTGCTGCAAAAGGAAATTGCTGAGCtccagaaggagaaggagaagctgGAGTTTATGCTGGTGGCTCACAGCCCTGTGTGCAAAATCAGCCCTGAGGAACGTCGGAGCCCACCATCCAGCAGCCTCCAGAGCGTTCGGACTGGAGCGAGTGGAGCGGTGGTGGTGAAGCAGGAGCCTGTGGAGGAAGAGATCCCATCTTCCTCTTTGGTCCTTGACAAAGCCCAGAGGTCTGTCATTAAGCCCATCAGCATTGCTGGAGGTTTTTATGGGGAGGAGGCACTCAACACTCCCATCGTGGTGACCTCAACACCAGCCATCACTCCTGGCTCCTCCAACTTGGTGTTCACCTACCCCAATGTGTTGGATCAGGAGTCTCCTCTCTCCCCGTCTGAGTCCTGCTCCAAAGCTCAccggaggagcagcagcagcggtgaCCAGTCCTCGGATTCCTTGAACTCTCCCACCTTGCTGGCGTTGTAA